From Symphalangus syndactylus isolate Jambi chromosome X, NHGRI_mSymSyn1-v2.1_pri, whole genome shotgun sequence, the proteins below share one genomic window:
- the RIPPLY1 gene encoding protein ripply1 isoform X2, whose product MDSAACGAAATPVPALAVALAPDLAQAPLALPGLLSPSPLLSSGREVDGSERLFWPKSRSFDYLYSAGEILLQNFPVQATINLYEDSDSEEEEEDEEEEDEEEK is encoded by the exons ATGGACTCTGCTGCCTGTGGTGCTGCTGCCACCCCTGTTCCAGCCCTGGCTGTGGCCCTAGCTCCAGACCTAGCACAAGCCCCACTGGCACTCCCTGGCCTGTTAAGCCcatctccccttctctcctctggACGAGAAGTAGATGGGAGTGAAAG GCTCTTCTGGCCTAAATCCCGCTCCTTTGACTATCTGTACAGTGCTGGGGAGATTTTACTGCAGAACTTTCCTGTCCAGGCAACCATCAACCTATATGAGGACTCAGACAgcgaagaagaagaggaagatgaagaagaggaggatgaagaagagaAGTAG
- the RIPPLY1 gene encoding protein ripply1 isoform X1, translating into MDSAACGAAATPVPALAVALAPDLAQAPLALPGLLSPSPLLSSGREVDGSERGTCLWRPWLSSTNDSPRQMRKLVDLAAGGATAAEVTKAESRFHHPVRLFWPKSRSFDYLYSAGEILLQNFPVQATINLYEDSDSEEEEEDEEEEDEEEK; encoded by the exons ATGGACTCTGCTGCCTGTGGTGCTGCTGCCACCCCTGTTCCAGCCCTGGCTGTGGCCCTAGCTCCAGACCTAGCACAAGCCCCACTGGCACTCCCTGGCCTGTTAAGCCcatctccccttctctcctctggACGAGAAGTAGATGGGAGTGAAAG AGGAACTTGTCTCTGGAGGCCCTGGCTGTCTTCCACAAATGACTCCCCAAGGCAGATGAGGAAGCTGGTGGATTTG GCTGCTGGTGGGGCAACGGCTGCTGAGGTCACCAAGGCTGAATCCAGGTTCCATCACCCTGTCAG GCTCTTCTGGCCTAAATCCCGCTCCTTTGACTATCTGTACAGTGCTGGGGAGATTTTACTGCAGAACTTTCCTGTCCAGGCAACCATCAACCTATATGAGGACTCAGACAgcgaagaagaagaggaagatgaagaagaggaggatgaagaagagaAGTAG
- the CLDN2 gene encoding claudin-2, whose translation MASLGLQLVGYILGLLGLLGTLVAMLLPSWKTSSYVGASIVTAVGFSKGLWMECATHSTGITQCDIYSTLLGLPTDIQAAQAMMVTSSAISSLACIISVVGMRCTVFCQESRAKDRVAVAGGVFFILGGLLGFIPVAWNLHGILRDFYSPLVPDSMKFEIGEALYLGIISSLFSLIAGIILCFSCSSQRNRSNYYDAYQAQPLATRSSPRPGQPPKVKSEFNSYSLTGYV comes from the coding sequence ATGGCCTCTCTTGGTCTCCAACTTGTGGGCTACATCCTAGGCCTTCTGGGGCTTTTGGGCACACTGGTTGCCATGCTGCTCCCCAGCTGGAAAACAAGTTCTTACGTCGGTGCCAGCATTGTGACAGCAGTCGGCTTCTCCAAGGGCCTCTGGATGGAGTGTGCCACACACAGCACAGGCATCACCCAGTGTGACATCTATAGTACACTTCTGGGCCTGCCCACTGACATCCAGGCTGCCCAGGCCATGATGGTGACATCCAGTGCAATCTCCTCCCTGGCCTGCATCATCTCTGTGGTGGGCATGAGATGCACAGTCTTCTGCCAGGAATCCCGAGCCAAAGACAGAGTGGCGGTAGCAGGTGGAGTCTTTTTCATCCTTGGAGGCCTCCTGGGCTTCATTCCTGTTGCCTGGAATCTTCATGGGATCCTACGGGACTTCTACTCACCACTGGTGCCTGACAGCATGAAATTTGAGATTGGAGAGGCTCTTTACTTGGGCATTATTTCTTCCCTGTTCTCCCTGATAGCTGGAATCATCCTCTGCTTTTCCTGCTCATCCCAGAGAAATCGCTCCAACTACTATGATGCCTACCAAGCCCAACCTCTTGCCACAAGGAGCTCTCCAAGGCCTGGTCAACCTCCCAAAGTCAAGAGTGAGTTCAATTCCTACAGCCTGACAGGGTATGTGTGA